GTAACTAGATCCAGATAAGCGTCGACTTCATGATCCTCAACATTAAACAAAACAGCAGATCCATACTGGAATACGACCATGTAACGCCAAACTCCAAATTCCTAAAAGAAAGCAGCAATATAATGAACATACTACCATATTAACTATACTCGATGCTGCTATTAGCCATTAGCCTATTACGGAAAAAGAAAAGCACACTTGTAGCTATGGAGATGATTTCCTCACTCGAAAAAGTACACTTGTTTATCTTTATAAGCCAGGTATGTCCCTGGTATAAATATGGTTATGATGTCCTCACTCGAAAGTAGTCAGTCGGACATCAATTAGCCAACACATACATAGCCTACCCCAAAAAGTAAATGAAGAAAATAGCTTAATCAACTATGTAAAGTCAAGAATCAGTCTAAAAGTCAGTCTAAATTTTCTTTCAGTATTGTTCACAGACGAAAATGGATGCATTATGCCGCAACAACGGAAATTTAATACCCACAAATGATTTCTTTATGCATATCATGAGGCAGAATAGTCTCAGAAAGGAATTTAATCACACAAGAACTTCAACCAAGCAAAGTATTAAATTGTTCAACGAATCATCATCTTACAGTATTTTCGCAAAATCTGAGGGCAATGTAATTCGATGAGcgagaagaaggaggaatgaCATTGCTTAAATTCTCGGCTTGCATGCTCTTCAAATTGATACTGCGAAAACCATGAATCTGAGAAAGCCAAATCATAAAGAACACAGCCGGAAACAACTGAGAAAGTGAGAGAGACAAAGAAAAACGGAAGTGAGCCAGTACAAAAACCGCGACAGACCCCGAAACAAAAATCAACATCCCAGATCAAACATAAGAAAACGAAAATCATAGCAGCATTAGAACAGTAGGAAATGGTCAAAATGTTCAAAACAAAACCTTAAAGCAATGTTCTTTAATGAAAGTCATCAGCTTGAAGAAACAATACGAGCTTATATCAAACTAAAAACACAAATGAAGACAGACCCACATCAACATATGACAAAACAATCAAACCCAGACGAGGATTCGCAAAATTAAGAACTATGACGGCTAACCTGGTACAAAGGAAGTAGGCTTTAACGGGTATTTTTCCGGTTTCCTCGTCTTCCTTAGCTTGGCTCTGACTCTGAGCATAGCAGGGCGGCTCAGAGTCGTAATCATTGGCTTCAACGGAAACCCGAGACGGGATTGCAGAGAAGGGTCGTGAATTGAGAAAGCGGAAGTGGAAGGAGGTGGAGGCTGAAGGGCGGTGAAGATGGAAAGGAGGCTTGGCGGGAACAGAAGATTTATAAGCTCCGGCGGCGGCTACGCGGCTGAGGAGAAGAGAAGCAGCGGCTCTCCACCTCCCCATTCACtgaagcttcaaggttttgggaAGCCGAGTTAATTTCACTGCCGTCTTCGAAGTGAAAAGCACAAGTTTTGCTACTCGTTTGCTTCTGCTCCTCCTCCAGCTTTTTAGGAAGTACGACATGTCGTTTTGAATTTGAGTAAAACGACGTGTGGTTTACTGTTGCCTAGCAAGTAAGAACCTCCTGAACCCTTGGACGGCTGAGAAAGCCAGTCCCTTTGAGCAAACGAAAAGCGCCAAGAACATCTGAGTGAGCATAGAGactgaggaaaaagaagaaaaatggcgATTTTTGGGGATCTGAGGGTCACGGCTACGCTGACTTCTCACTCGACGCACTCTCTCCGAACcctttttcccaattcaaaGGTCTGAATTTCTTTTTCTGGGTTACTTCTCATGTATTTTTGTCCTATTTTGTCTCTGATTTTATCTGGGTTTCGTGCATTTCTTCCAATTTCTCTTTCTTGGCTGTTTGGTTTCcgggaaaatgagagaaaggagCCGAGGATTTGGGTTTTGATTGAGGTCAACTGTAAGACTATTGTTTCTTTTGTCCCTTGTTGGAGAATTTTATGAATTTCTATGGTGGCTTTCTTATTCTGTttagaaatgaaaatttgaaatattatATCGAATTTGTTGAACTACCAGTTAATTTACGAGCTTAAGTTAGAAGAATATGGTGCAATTTAGTTATTTTATGCCCATTTAATCGAGGGTTTTTCCCTTTGGTCTTGTAGCTAAAAGGAAAATGATGAGGACTTTGTTGTAGACTGAGGGTACTTGAGAGTCTTACTTGTTGTATTTCATCACCAATTCCGCTTGTAAGTGTCGATCTGAAGCTAAAGAAGTATGCAAAACTAACAACACTCGGTTATTTTTCACCGGAGAATTCTTTACTGGACCACTGATTATAAGTTTATAACTTAAATTGAAAGGCGTTTTCATCGTGATTGTTGACTAGTTTTCACTTGTCAGAATCATAATGATGACCACGGTGTCATGGTGTCAAATTATATGGAAAtactttcttgttttgttcAGTTGCTATCATGTTGAATTGGGTTTGTCATTTCGGTTACCGATTCTAGATTCTTGTGTTCTTCTTAGTAGTTAAGTGATGTCATCGTAACAGCCTAACAGGGATCGAGGGTATGATAGTTGTCTACTGAGCTATGATTTCATATAATGCATCACTGTTTGTCCATCTATATGATCTTCCATGGTGTTTGTTTGCATTGTATAAGGTATTTTTCTGAACTTTATGTTGAATCGAAATTGAAGTGTTTCTTTCTTTATGGCCGGTTGCCTGCTGTGATCTGTATGGTTGCAGTTGAACTGAGGCGTCCCTAACGTTTTTCCTTATTCACAAAGGGAACTAAGTCCTCACTTTCATTTTGTTATTGAAAACCTACATGAATGGAAGTTGAAATGTTGTTTTGCTCCTAATTGTCACTTAAGATGGTATAATAAGATGTGCAAATATCTTCCGCTAAGTCTCTGCTCggcttccaattttttgtgctGTGTAATAGGTAGACTTTGCTAGCTTTCCAAATGGAGGGTCTTGCGTTTCTGAGATTATGCCAAAGTGGCCCAGTATGTCATTTGATAGACGTAATATTCGTCAACATTCCAGGCGGTTGGCTGGAGATTTTCAATTGTCATCAAACTCAAGTAGCCAAGATTCCGAGGGCTTCCTCCTCAATGCCATCAACATGAGTTTCTTTGACCGTTTAAACTTGGCTTGGAAGATACTATTCCCGTCTCCGACATCTAGAAGGAGCTCTAATGCTAACATTGCCAAGCAGCGCTTGAAGATGATCCTATTCTCTGACCGATGTGCAGTTAGTGATGAGGCTAAAAGATTGATTGTCAACAACATTGTGCATGCTCTGTCAGATTTCGTTGAGATAGAATCGCGAGACAAAGTTCAGCTGAGTGTGTCTGCCGATACTGATGTGGGAACCATTTACTCCGTCACGGTACCTGTAAGACGGGTTAAGCCAGAATACCAGATTGGAGACGAGACTGGAACAATAACCAATATCGAGTACAAAGATACCGGTGACAGTTCTGGTTCtgttgatgtcaaatttgatttcttcatcCCTGACTAAAGCAACTCGTTCGGTTTCTTTAGGTTCAAGAAATAGATTATTGTGTTTTGACTGAAGCCAAAGAAGTTTATGTTTTAGATGTTTCGGATTGGACCTGTTTCTCctgtatatatatgaaaaattcGTGTAAGCCGATTAGGAGGAATCTTCTTCTGCTGAATTCACGGTTTCGTTTTGggggaaaactaatgaaagggatttgaaaattttgagttttaacgataaggacaaaataaaaggtaaagtaaatagtaccaagattgattttttagtgtaaaaatatgatttttcgttaaagtgaatagtaccggaggtttttcgttaaagttcccttggtTTTGTTATGGCTCTAATTATACTACATATGTGAGTGTATTTGATCGTCTGCTctagttatttatttttatcaaggGCAATGGACTCGAACTTTGGGGGAACAACAATttctgaaattaaaaaaaaaaatgttttctaTGGCATCTCGTTTGAATAGCCGATTGCATTGGAATGGATGAACCACTATTCTCAATATTGaagcaaaaatgaaaaaactgTGGCAAACTTTGAGATCCAAGATGGAATAGCATCAAGAAAAATTTTCAGTTTCAATCCTATGTTAGAGTATTAGAGTCGTTTTGAATGTCATTTTGTTATAAATGACGAGATCGGGATCAAAGTGTTTATTATGTGACTTAGCCCAACCGTCTATCCTCAAAATCCATCAATcaaagagaaaagaaggaagaatcccattttgtcaaaaaaaattaaaataaaattcagtGGGATTAAACCAGTATGACATGataaagaaaaatagaaaaaaattaacaagcgGGGATTGAACCCGACGTGAATCGAACACGCAACCTTCTGATCTGGAGTCAGACGCGCTACCATTGCGCCACGGATCCACCGGTTGTTGAACTCATTAGTTAAATATATTTAGACGTTTACAAATAGCCTCAATTTAAATTCAACAGATATTTATTGTACTCTGAGCGGGAACTTTTCATCTCCTCCCCTCCCAAATCCTCACTGGcaatttctagggtttatgGAACCGAACGAGGTGTGAATCCCAAAGCTCCATTTCTTATCAATTTTGATAAAATTAGTGAAATTTCTGTCCAGCTCTGTACGTTGGATCGTTGTGCCAGTTCGGTCTACGAAGACCACAATGAGCGGAGCTCCTTTGAAGTTCGAAAACCCGATCCGAGATGCAATTTCCAGAATCCGATTCGCCCCGAAATCCGACAACCTCCTCATCTCCTCTTGGGACTCTGTGAGTGTTACTCCAATTTTGTGCTTAGCAATTTGTAGTTTGTAGCACTTTTGGCTTTTCAATCGTAAAAATTgattctttatttctttttgcaGAGCTTGAGATTGTACGACGTCGGAAGCTCACAGCTCAGATTAGAAGCTCCATCGGAAGCGGCGCTCCTCGATTGCTGTTTCCAGGACGAGTC
The nucleotide sequence above comes from Malus sylvestris chromosome 16, drMalSylv7.2, whole genome shotgun sequence. Encoded proteins:
- the LOC126608023 gene encoding cell division topological specificity factor homolog, chloroplastic-like; translation: MAIFGDLRVTATLTSHSTHSLRTLFPNSKVDFASFPNGGSCVSEIMPKWPSMSFDRRNIRQHSRRLAGDFQLSSNSSSQDSEGFLLNAINMSFFDRLNLAWKILFPSPTSRRSSNANIAKQRLKMILFSDRCAVSDEAKRLIVNNIVHALSDFVEIESRDKVQLSVSADTDVGTIYSVTVPVRRVKPEYQIGDETGTITNIEYKDTGDSSGSVDVKFDFFIPD